Proteins from one Mucilaginibacter jinjuensis genomic window:
- a CDS encoding TerD family protein — translation MAINLQKGQREAIDAPKFVIGLGWDTNSSSTGSAFDLDASVFILGENKKMLSDEHFVFYNNLTSPDGAVEHTGDNLTGAGDGDDEQIKVDLSKIDSRATEICIVVTIHEAEARRQNFGQVRNSFIRIFDAATNADILKYELEEDFSIETAVEFGRIYKRNNEWKFEAVGAGMKGGLKDYLTKYN, via the coding sequence ATGGCAATTAATTTGCAAAAAGGCCAGCGCGAGGCTATAGATGCCCCTAAATTTGTGATTGGCTTAGGCTGGGATACCAACAGTTCATCAACAGGTTCGGCTTTCGATCTGGATGCATCGGTATTCATTTTGGGCGAAAATAAGAAGATGCTGTCAGATGAGCATTTCGTTTTTTATAACAACTTAACATCGCCTGATGGCGCTGTAGAACATACTGGTGATAACCTTACCGGTGCAGGCGATGGCGATGACGAGCAAATCAAAGTGGACCTGTCTAAAATAGACAGCCGCGCAACTGAGATCTGTATCGTAGTAACCATTCACGAAGCCGAAGCCCGCCGCCAGAATTTTGGTCAGGTACGCAATTCATTCATCCGTATTTTTGATGCTGCTACCAATGCAGACATATTGAAATATGAGCTGGAAGAAGATTTTTCGATCGAAACAGCTGTCGAATTCGGCCGTATCTACAAACGTAATAACGAGTGGAAATTTGAAGCCGTTGGCGCAGGTATGAAAGGCGGACTGAAAGATTATTTAACCAAATACAACTAA
- a CDS encoding TerC family protein — protein sequence MDFLHTLLGSDIKAGLLIILNLIVIESLLSVDNAAVLATMVIDLPAKQRSKALRYGIIGAYVLRGTCLFLAAWLVKIWWLKPLGGLYLLYLAFDYFKGKASAGDEGEDESVDKSKNWVYKSTVGLIGTFWATVALVEVMDLAFSIDNVFAAVAFTDHVFLIYTGVFIGILAMRFVAQGFVKLMEKFSFLETVAFIVIGLLGVKLAASLYTHFYPDASFSKLLEGEKADIFVSVFTVGIFIIPVITSLLFNFPKKRLIKPEIAEQAEGVLDKS from the coding sequence ATGGATTTTTTACACACGCTTTTAGGAAGCGACATTAAAGCAGGCTTACTTATTATATTAAACCTGATAGTAATAGAAAGCTTGCTTTCTGTTGATAATGCAGCCGTGCTGGCAACCATGGTAATTGATTTGCCTGCCAAACAAAGGAGTAAGGCACTTAGATACGGTATTATTGGCGCGTATGTATTACGGGGCACCTGCTTGTTTCTGGCGGCCTGGCTGGTTAAAATATGGTGGTTAAAACCACTAGGTGGTTTATACCTGTTATACCTGGCCTTTGATTATTTTAAAGGCAAAGCATCGGCAGGTGATGAAGGTGAAGACGAAAGCGTTGACAAAAGTAAGAACTGGGTTTATAAATCAACCGTGGGCTTAATCGGCACCTTTTGGGCAACCGTGGCTTTGGTTGAGGTGATGGACCTGGCGTTCTCAATCGATAACGTTTTTGCCGCAGTAGCCTTTACCGATCACGTTTTTCTGATTTATACCGGCGTATTTATCGGTATACTGGCCATGCGTTTCGTAGCCCAGGGCTTTGTTAAACTGATGGAGAAATTCAGTTTCCTGGAAACCGTTGCCTTTATTGTAATTGGTTTACTGGGCGTAAAGCTCGCCGCCTCATTATATACTCACTTTTACCCGGATGCATCTTTCTCTAAATTATTAGAGGGAGAAAAGGCCGATATTTTTGTATCGGTATTTACGGTAGGCATATTTATTATCCCGGTAATAACGTCGTTATTGTTCAACTTCCCTAAAAAGCGATTAATAAAGCCTGAAATTGCTGAACAAGCTGAAGGGGTGTTAGATAAGAGTTAA
- a CDS encoding TerD family protein, with translation MAINLEKGQRISLEKSNGSKLQNICVGINWGAIEKKGLFGLSSGKEAVDLDASCALYSADKQLEEVIYFGNLKSKNAAVKHSGDDLTGDLDGDDGLDNEVITVDFSKLSDSTNYVAFVLNSFRGQDFGKIPFASIRIYEGTPTQVNEVFAKYDIAHGAGFAGHVSMVMGVFYKRNGEWKFNAIGEPTKDRELKGTVATVTQQYL, from the coding sequence ATGGCTATTAACCTGGAAAAAGGGCAGCGCATCAGCCTCGAAAAATCAAACGGCAGTAAGCTGCAAAACATTTGTGTAGGCATAAACTGGGGCGCTATTGAGAAGAAAGGCTTATTCGGTCTAAGTTCTGGCAAAGAAGCTGTTGACCTTGATGCCAGCTGTGCATTGTACAGTGCCGATAAACAGTTAGAAGAAGTGATTTACTTCGGTAACCTGAAATCAAAAAATGCTGCTGTAAAACACAGTGGTGATGATTTGACCGGTGACTTGGATGGCGATGATGGTTTGGATAACGAAGTGATCACTGTAGATTTTTCTAAATTGAGCGACAGTACCAATTATGTGGCATTTGTGCTTAACAGTTTCCGTGGGCAGGATTTCGGTAAAATACCATTTGCATCTATCCGTATTTATGAAGGCACACCCACACAAGTAAACGAGGTGTTTGCCAAGTATGATATTGCACATGGTGCAGGTTTTGCCGGCCACGTATCAATGGTAATGGGTGTTTTCTATAAGCGTAATGGCGAGTGGAAATTTAATGCCATTGGCGAACCTACCAAAGACAGAGAACTGAAAGGCACAGTTGCAACAGTAACCCAACAATATTTATAA
- the prfA gene encoding peptide chain release factor 1 encodes MLDKLEAIKQRWQTVEGELSSPDAMSDMKRFAQLSKEYKDLTSVVEEYNIYKNIMSNIDANKEILATEKDEEFREMAKSELDELLVQRDEKEEFIRLMLIPKDPEDAKHAIIEIRGGTGGDEAALFAGDLYRMYMRYCERRGWKTELVDYTEGTSGGYKEVVLNILADDAYGTLKYESGVHRVQRVPDTETQGRVHTSAATVVVLPEVDEFDIDLQVSDIRKDLFCASGPGGQSVNTTYSAVRLTHIPTGIVAQCQDQKSQLKNYDKALQVLRSRVYEMELQKHLEEVSKKRKTMVSTGDRSAKVRTYNYPQGRVTEHRIGLTIYNLPNVMNGDLQEIMESLQFAENAEKLKEGTVA; translated from the coding sequence ATGTTAGATAAATTAGAAGCGATAAAACAGCGTTGGCAAACAGTTGAAGGCGAGCTTAGCAGCCCTGATGCAATGAGCGACATGAAACGTTTTGCCCAGCTGAGCAAAGAATATAAAGACCTCACCAGTGTTGTAGAAGAATATAATATCTACAAAAACATCATGAGCAATATTGATGCTAACAAAGAGATTCTGGCTACTGAGAAGGACGAAGAGTTTCGCGAGATGGCTAAATCTGAATTAGATGAGCTTTTGGTGCAGCGTGATGAGAAGGAAGAGTTTATCCGCCTGATGCTGATCCCTAAAGATCCAGAAGATGCGAAACACGCTATCATCGAGATCCGTGGTGGTACAGGTGGCGACGAGGCTGCCCTATTTGCCGGCGACCTTTACCGTATGTACATGCGTTATTGCGAACGCCGTGGCTGGAAAACCGAATTGGTTGATTATACCGAAGGTACATCCGGCGGTTACAAAGAGGTTGTATTAAACATCTTGGCTGATGATGCTTATGGTACTTTAAAATACGAATCGGGCGTACACCGTGTACAACGTGTACCTGATACCGAAACCCAGGGCCGTGTGCATACCTCGGCAGCAACCGTGGTAGTATTGCCAGAGGTTGATGAATTTGATATTGACCTGCAGGTGAGTGATATTCGCAAAGATCTGTTCTGTGCTTCGGGCCCGGGCGGACAGTCGGTTAATACTACTTATTCTGCTGTGCGTTTAACCCACATCCCTACCGGTATTGTGGCACAATGCCAGGATCAGAAATCGCAATTAAAGAACTACGATAAGGCTTTACAGGTACTACGTTCGCGCGTTTACGAAATGGAATTGCAGAAACATTTGGAAGAAGTTTCTAAAAAACGCAAAACCATGGTATCAACCGGCGATCGTTCGGCCAAAGTTCGTACCTATAATTACCCTCAGGGCCGTGTTACCGAACACCGTATCGGCCTAACCATTTATAACCTACCAAACGTTATGAACGGTGATTTACAGGAGATTATGGAATCATTACAGTTCGCCGAAAACGCAGAAAAACTGAAAGAAGGCACCGTAGCCTAA
- a CDS encoding menaquinone biosynthesis family protein codes for MKLTLGFSPCPNDTFIFDALIHHKIDTEGLDFEVFYDDVETLNQKAFRGELDITKLSYHAFAYMVDQYALLDAGSALGFGVGPMLICKGDPDELREKLKTDGASVKIGIPGKYTTANFLLGLAFPEATNKQELVFSEIEDAVLTGKIDVGLIIHENRFTYQDKGLKKIMDLGDYWEKETGCAIPLGGIVVNRNLPLDVQLKVNRLIRKSVEFAFADPKSGLEFIKSHAQEMSEEVMYKHIELYVNKYSVDLGEEGRKAINLLFDTAKRKEIIPQISKEIFLT; via the coding sequence ATGAAACTAACACTCGGCTTTTCGCCATGCCCTAACGATACTTTTATTTTTGATGCCCTTATTCACCATAAAATTGATACCGAAGGATTAGACTTCGAAGTATTTTATGATGATGTGGAAACCCTGAACCAAAAAGCCTTCCGCGGCGAACTGGATATTACAAAGCTAAGCTACCATGCCTTTGCCTATATGGTAGACCAATATGCTTTGCTGGATGCTGGCAGTGCCTTAGGTTTCGGCGTTGGCCCAATGCTGATTTGTAAAGGCGACCCGGATGAATTACGCGAAAAACTTAAAACCGATGGAGCAAGTGTAAAAATCGGTATACCGGGTAAATATACTACGGCCAATTTCCTTTTAGGCTTAGCTTTCCCCGAAGCTACCAACAAGCAAGAATTAGTTTTCTCTGAAATTGAAGATGCCGTGTTAACCGGTAAAATAGATGTGGGCTTGATTATCCATGAAAACCGTTTTACTTACCAGGATAAAGGCCTGAAAAAGATCATGGACCTGGGCGATTACTGGGAAAAAGAAACCGGCTGCGCCATTCCGTTGGGAGGTATTGTAGTGAACCGGAATTTGCCATTGGATGTTCAGCTTAAGGTGAACCGCTTGATCAGAAAATCTGTTGAGTTTGCTTTTGCCGATCCAAAATCGGGTTTGGAGTTTATCAAATCTCATGCCCAGGAAATGAGCGAAGAGGTGATGTACAAGCACATCGAACTGTATGTAAATAAGTACTCGGTTGACCTTGGCGAAGAAGGCAGAAAAGCAATTAATCTGCTATTTGATACCGCAAAACGGAAAGAAATTATACCTCAAATAAGTAAGGAAATATTTTTGACTTAA
- a CDS encoding phosphoribosyltransferase family protein produces the protein MQHNTYSLHKIKSSTSFGFSAGDYSRFKFGDDVVSAAFGTDLANGFIEEVLAHQPIHQQIVVISSPYAFIPTATFAMKNYFVFQLNKWLAGHGYPVVQETKVHRTITYKEDYGELNAEQRMSLIGNDSFHIDANFLEDKTLLFLDDIKITGSHERMISKMIAQYGMDNDIHMLYFAELVNTDIHPNIENYLNYHDVKSIFDLDAIVNSGHFCINTRIVKYILNYEHNSFRIFMQNQTEGFINHLYNMALGNSYHTMDSYALNLNYIKELLFSNKQKIKQHGN, from the coding sequence ATGCAACACAACACCTATTCTCTGCATAAAATTAAAAGCAGTACCAGCTTTGGTTTTAGTGCCGGTGATTACAGCCGCTTTAAATTTGGCGATGATGTGGTTTCCGCTGCATTTGGTACCGATTTGGCTAATGGCTTTATTGAGGAGGTATTGGCGCATCAGCCCATCCATCAGCAAATTGTGGTGATATCAAGCCCTTATGCTTTTATACCAACCGCCACCTTTGCCATGAAAAACTATTTTGTTTTTCAGCTCAATAAATGGCTGGCCGGGCATGGCTACCCCGTAGTGCAGGAAACCAAAGTACACCGCACCATCACTTATAAAGAAGATTACGGCGAGCTCAATGCAGAGCAGCGCATGAGTTTGATCGGCAATGATTCATTTCATATCGATGCCAACTTCCTGGAAGATAAAACACTGCTTTTTCTGGATGATATTAAAATTACGGGCAGTCACGAAAGGATGATCTCGAAAATGATAGCGCAGTATGGCATGGATAATGATATCCACATGCTTTACTTTGCCGAGCTGGTTAATACCGACATCCACCCTAATATCGAAAACTACCTTAATTACCACGATGTAAAATCGATATTCGATCTGGATGCTATTGTTAACAGCGGGCACTTCTGCATCAATACCCGTATCGTAAAATACATCTTAAATTACGAGCATAACAGCTTCCGCATTTTTATGCAAAACCAAACCGAAGGTTTCATTAATCATTTATACAATATGGCTTTAGGCAATAGTTACCATACCATGGATAGCTATGCCCTGAACCTTAATTATATCAAAGAATTATTATTTTCTAACAAGCAAAAAATAAAACAACATGGCAATTAA
- a CDS encoding UDP-2,3-diacylglucosamine diphosphatase: MSIRNKIYFASDFHLGSGSYTTHREKEQKIVSWLDMIKADASELYLMGDIFDFWFEYKTVVPRGYIRFLGKLAELADMGIKLTLFKGNHDMWMFGYFEKELGATIISNELVIERNGKKFYLHHGDGLGPGDAKYKFLKKIFRSPLCQWLFERIHPNFGVGIANRWSQHSRDTGDNDKQRRIDEQEWLIVYSKEVLQTQFYDYLIFGHRHLAMDVKVGEKSRYINLGEWVKACTYAMFDGTDVTLHTYTQPIPQ; encoded by the coding sequence ATGTCCATCCGTAACAAAATATACTTTGCGTCCGATTTTCATCTGGGCTCAGGCAGCTATACTACCCACCGCGAGAAAGAGCAGAAGATTGTGAGCTGGCTCGACATGATCAAAGCCGACGCCAGCGAGCTATATTTAATGGGCGACATCTTCGACTTTTGGTTCGAGTATAAAACTGTTGTTCCGCGTGGCTATATCCGCTTTTTGGGTAAACTGGCCGAACTGGCTGACATGGGTATTAAGCTCACCCTGTTTAAAGGCAACCACGATATGTGGATGTTCGGTTACTTTGAGAAAGAACTAGGCGCAACCATCATCAGCAACGAACTGGTGATTGAGCGCAACGGTAAAAAATTCTACCTGCACCACGGCGATGGACTTGGCCCGGGGGACGCCAAGTATAAGTTTCTGAAAAAGATTTTCCGCAGTCCGCTTTGCCAGTGGTTGTTCGAGCGTATCCATCCTAACTTTGGTGTGGGTATTGCAAACAGATGGTCACAGCATAGCCGCGATACCGGTGATAATGATAAACAACGCCGCATAGATGAACAGGAATGGCTGATAGTTTACAGCAAAGAGGTTTTACAAACCCAGTTTTACGACTACCTGATATTTGGTCACCGCCACTTGGCAATGGATGTTAAAGTTGGAGAAAAAAGCCGCTATATAAACCTTGGCGAGTGGGTAAAGGCCTGCACCTATGCAATGTTTGACGGTACGGATGTTACCCTGCATACGTACACACAGCCTATTCCTCAATAA
- a CDS encoding TerD family protein, producing MAINLVKGQTIDLRKNDKGESYDLSSVTIGLGWDVKQQSGGFLGKLFGGGKEEEYDLDAIAFLLDNNGKVANLGRSVNNNGRHINFFEGDIIFFNSLKHPSGNIWLTGDNRTGEGDGDDEQIIVKLDALDPKYDKILFIVSIYQGRQKNQHFGMVDNAFIRAVDSKGHEIARYSLSGNSSYNGMCAMTFAEAYRKDGTWKFRAIGDPHHTDSFVDILEKYK from the coding sequence ATGGCAATTAACCTGGTAAAAGGGCAAACCATCGACCTTCGTAAAAATGATAAAGGCGAAAGCTACGATCTTTCATCTGTTACAATTGGGCTGGGTTGGGATGTAAAGCAACAAAGCGGCGGTTTTTTAGGTAAACTGTTCGGCGGCGGCAAAGAAGAAGAATATGACCTGGACGCTATTGCGTTTTTGTTGGACAACAACGGCAAAGTAGCTAACCTGGGGCGCTCTGTAAATAACAATGGCCGTCACATCAACTTCTTTGAGGGCGATATCATTTTCTTTAATTCATTAAAACATCCATCGGGCAATATATGGCTTACAGGCGATAACCGTACCGGCGAAGGTGACGGTGATGATGAGCAAATTATCGTAAAACTGGATGCGCTGGATCCTAAATATGATAAAATCCTTTTTATCGTATCTATTTACCAGGGACGCCAAAAAAACCAACACTTTGGTATGGTTGATAATGCGTTTATACGGGCTGTAGATAGCAAGGGGCACGAGATAGCGCGTTATAGTTTATCGGGTAATTCATCATACAATGGTATGTGCGCCATGACTTTTGCCGAAGCTTACCGTAAGGATGGTACCTGGAAATTCCGTGCCATTGGCGATCCGCACCATACCGATAGCTTTGTTGATATACTGGAGAAGTATAAATAA
- the mqnB gene encoding futalosine hydrolase, whose translation MHILIVAATEAEISLLRESHLKESQESRSKNQDEDRKRTTDNRQLDFLITGVGMTATAYALGTHLVTNKYDLVINLGIAGSFDRSIALGDVVEIIEDTFSELGAEDDDCFLSLTTLGFGEITYKPNGHPFLNIKQVKAITVNKVHGNEASIDKIVERLNPQLESMEGAAVFYACRQAGVACVQIRAVSNYVEKRNRDAWKIGLAVKNLNTFAGEMLRVMGSQLPDA comes from the coding sequence ATGCACATATTAATAGTAGCCGCCACAGAAGCAGAGATCAGTTTGTTGAGAGAGAGCCATCTGAAAGAGAGTCAAGAATCGAGAAGCAAGAATCAAGACGAGGACCGAAAACGGACAACTGACAACCGACAACTGGACTTCCTAATTACCGGCGTTGGTATGACAGCCACGGCTTATGCGTTAGGCACTCATCTGGTAACCAATAAATATGATCTGGTAATTAACCTGGGCATTGCAGGTAGCTTTGACCGCAGTATTGCCCTGGGCGATGTGGTTGAAATAATAGAAGATACCTTCTCTGAACTGGGTGCCGAGGATGATGATTGCTTTCTCTCCCTAACCACACTTGGCTTTGGTGAAATTACTTATAAGCCCAATGGACATCCCTTTTTAAATATTAAACAGGTTAAAGCCATCACGGTAAATAAGGTGCACGGCAACGAGGCTTCGATAGATAAAATAGTGGAACGCCTTAACCCCCAACTGGAAAGCATGGAAGGCGCTGCTGTATTTTATGCCTGCCGCCAGGCGGGTGTGGCTTGTGTGCAAATCAGGGCTGTGTCAAATTATGTAGAAAAACGTAACCGCGATGCCTGGAAGATAGGTTTAGCCGTTAAAAATCTGAATACATTTGCCGGAGAGATGTTGCGTGTTATGGGCTCCCAGTTGCCTGATGCCTGA
- a CDS encoding toxic anion resistance protein — protein sequence MDITPVDTNELTPVPENNNTPSQLKLDKDGNVNLNLITPEDEKKYTELSKNLNPSDVNSILNYGTEVQNSMEKYSNQFLTSVRTYNSGEVGGLITDLLTELNYIDVDELNQTGIKGFLAHIPFIKKLMFDAEKLFAKYDTVVNNIDKITNKIKAGRVNSIKDNSSLQTMFDSNVSYIKQMEELIISGQLKFNELSAKLAEMEGRPADYNDYEIADLRDFVNRLDKRMADLKVVRFIMMQSLAQIRVVQNNNTSIAEKAQSIISTTIPVWKNQLTIAVALQRQKANVEMQKKISDTTNTILQKNAELLKQNSIDVARENEKTVVSIDTLKRTTQSLIETLSEVKRIHDEGTQNRKVLNTELQNLETELKKNVTNIA from the coding sequence ATGGATATTACACCAGTTGATACTAACGAATTAACCCCGGTGCCGGAGAATAATAATACCCCGTCGCAATTAAAGTTAGATAAAGACGGTAACGTTAATCTAAACCTGATTACACCCGAGGATGAAAAGAAATATACCGAGTTGAGCAAAAACCTCAACCCATCGGATGTTAACTCGATCCTGAATTACGGAACCGAGGTACAAAACTCGATGGAGAAGTATAGTAACCAGTTTTTAACATCGGTGCGTACCTATAATTCGGGCGAGGTAGGAGGTCTAATTACCGATTTGCTTACAGAGCTTAACTACATCGATGTTGACGAGCTTAACCAAACCGGTATTAAAGGCTTTTTAGCACACATCCCTTTTATTAAAAAACTGATGTTTGATGCCGAAAAACTTTTCGCCAAGTACGATACGGTTGTAAATAACATTGACAAGATCACCAATAAAATAAAAGCGGGCAGGGTAAACTCTATCAAAGATAATAGCTCGCTGCAAACCATGTTTGATAGCAATGTAAGCTACATTAAACAAATGGAGGAGCTGATTATCTCGGGCCAGTTAAAGTTTAACGAGCTAAGCGCAAAGCTGGCCGAAATGGAAGGCCGCCCGGCAGACTATAACGACTATGAAATTGCCGACCTGCGCGATTTTGTGAATCGCCTTGATAAACGTATGGCCGATTTAAAAGTGGTACGTTTTATTATGATGCAATCGCTGGCGCAAATTAGGGTTGTGCAAAACAATAACACTTCTATTGCAGAAAAAGCGCAGTCAATTATTTCAACCACTATCCCGGTTTGGAAAAATCAGCTTACTATTGCAGTTGCATTGCAAAGGCAAAAAGCCAATGTGGAGATGCAGAAGAAGATCTCTGATACAACTAATACCATTTTGCAAAAAAATGCCGAGCTGCTTAAACAAAACAGTATCGATGTTGCCCGCGAAAATGAGAAAACCGTTGTGTCCATTGATACCTTAAAGAGAACAACCCAGTCATTGATCGAAACCCTGAGTGAGGTAAAACGTATCCATGACGAGGGTACTCAAAATAGAAAAGTGTTAAATACAGAGTTACAGAATTTAGAAACAGAGCTAAAGAAAAATGTAACCAATATTGCGTAA
- a CDS encoding HAD family hydrolase — translation MLNPMHAYKHYSFDLWLTLIKSNPSYKKQRSRYFFDHYNQANKPLAEVEAVFRQVDLMCNAINEKTGKNIDADELCLMVISLMNDNQFPLHEVDINALCAEMDQLVFEHLPVLYSDNTASTLAYIKDDLGSSVSLLSNTGFIKGETLRQVLKELDIDQYIDFQLYSDEAGMSKPNPDFFKLMIDRVFELKNVQLTDIIHIGDNPKADVDGANAVGINSLLINSNHLSITNLIPNATQHLFSA, via the coding sequence ATGCTTAACCCCATGCATGCCTATAAGCATTATTCGTTCGATCTGTGGTTAACGCTCATTAAATCAAATCCTTCATACAAAAAACAAAGGAGCCGGTATTTTTTTGATCATTATAACCAGGCGAACAAACCATTGGCCGAAGTTGAAGCCGTTTTTAGGCAGGTTGATTTGATGTGCAATGCCATCAACGAAAAAACAGGCAAAAACATTGATGCCGATGAACTGTGTTTAATGGTAATCAGCCTTATGAACGATAACCAGTTCCCGTTGCATGAGGTGGATATTAACGCCCTTTGTGCCGAAATGGATCAACTGGTATTTGAACATCTACCGGTTTTATACAGTGATAATACAGCCAGTACGCTTGCTTATATAAAAGACGATCTGGGTAGCTCTGTAAGTTTGTTGAGTAACACCGGTTTTATAAAAGGTGAAACATTACGCCAGGTACTGAAAGAGTTGGATATTGATCAGTATATCGATTTTCAGCTTTACTCTGATGAAGCCGGTATGTCGAAGCCTAACCCCGATTTTTTTAAGCTGATGATCGACCGTGTTTTCGAACTTAAAAATGTTCAGTTAACCGACATTATCCACATAGGCGACAACCCTAAAGCAGATGTTGATGGAGCAAACGCTGTTGGTATAAACAGTTTGCTGATTAACTCCAATCATTTATCAATTACAAATTTGATACCCAATGCAACACAACACCTATTCTCTGCATAA
- a CDS encoding TerD family protein, producing the protein MAINLQKGQRIDIGLSKISVGLGWNPNEGTGYDFDLDASAFMIDANRVIPAEEFFIFYGNTDSPDTALHHTGDDPTGGNSDGGDDETITVDLTKVDNRITEILFVVTIHEANTRRQNYGQVRDSYIRLVDDNTGTEIAKYELGEDFSIETGVEFGRLYKRDGKWKFEASGVGYREDLAFFLSKYFKGQIIK; encoded by the coding sequence ATGGCTATAAATTTGCAAAAAGGCCAACGCATTGACATCGGTCTTTCTAAAATAAGCGTTGGACTTGGCTGGAACCCCAATGAGGGCACCGGCTATGACTTTGACCTGGACGCATCGGCATTTATGATTGATGCAAACCGGGTAATACCCGCCGAAGAATTCTTCATTTTTTATGGTAATACAGACTCTCCGGATACCGCACTGCACCATACAGGTGATGACCCAACAGGCGGAAACAGCGATGGCGGCGATGACGAAACCATTACGGTTGACCTTACCAAGGTTGATAACCGCATTACAGAAATTTTATTTGTAGTTACCATTCACGAAGCTAACACGCGCCGCCAAAATTACGGACAGGTGAGGGACTCTTACATCCGTTTAGTTGATGATAACACCGGAACTGAAATTGCCAAGTATGAACTGGGCGAAGATTTCTCTATCGAAACCGGAGTGGAGTTTGGGCGTTTATACAAACGTGACGGTAAATGGAAATTTGAAGCATCGGGAGTAGGGTATCGCGAAGACCTGGCTTTCTTTCTTTCAAAGTACTTTAAAGGACAGATTATTAAATAA